The Flavobacteriales bacterium nucleotide sequence TGCTGTTCTTTAATTCTTCGCATAAATTCACTTTGTGTTATGATGAAAGGGGTGTCAGTAGTCGACAGACTTTCAATTTGAACATTAAATTTTTTGTCATCTATCTTTTTTTCAACGATTTCTTTTAGTGTTTTTTCTTCGTCTTCACTCAAAAGAGATGGTGTTTTATCCTCTTTCTCAATAATTTTTTCAATAGTATCAGCATCAACTCTTGCAAATTGAACATTACTATTTTCAGATTCTAACTTGGATATAAGATGACTTACTAATGGGCCTTCTAGTTCAAGTACTTCATAATTTTTTTCTAGTGCACTATTAATGAAGCTATCTTGTTCGTCTTTATTGTGAGTATATAGAATAATTGTCTTTCCATCTTTGTTGGTTTGATTGTCTTTGATTCGGTCAATCATTTCGTTAAATGTAGCGTATTTACCATCTGTGTTTTTATAAAGGCTAAAGTCTTTAGCTTTTTCAAAAAACTTATCTTCTGTAAGCATTCCATATTCAATAAATACTTTAATGTCGTCCCATTTTTTTTCAAAATCCTCTCTATCGTTTTTGAACATAGAGTTGAGTTTATCCCCAACTTTTTTAGTGATGTATTTTGATATTTTCTTGACATTTCCGTCTGCTTGTAAATAGGAACGTGATACATTCAATGGTATGTCAGGTGAATCAATTACACCATGTAAAAGGGTCAAAAATTCAGGTACTATATTTTCTACATTGTCAGTAATAAATACTTGATTGCTGTAAAGATTTATTTTGTTTTTCTGTACCTCTAAATTATTTTTGAGTTTTGGGAAATATAAAATTCCGGTCAAATTAAACGGATAATCAACATTGAGGTGAATATTGAAAATAGGATCGTTAAATTCAGTAGGATATAATTCTCTATAAAAGTTGGAATAATCTTCTTCTTTTAGATCTTGAGGTGCTTTTGTCCAAGTTGGTTTAGTGTTATTGATAATGTTATCAACTTCTTTTTCAACTTGTTTTATTTCGCCTTTATCATCTTTTTCACCTTTAGGATCGTCTACAGAAATGGTTTTTGTTCCGAATTTCACTTCTACGGGAAGAAATTTACAATATCTATTGAGTATCCCATTTATTCTTCCTTCTTCAAGAAACTCTTTGGATTCCTCGTCAATGTGTAATATGATGTCAGTTCCTTTGGTTTTTTTAGTGGTTTCTTCAATGGTATAATTTGGCGAGCCGTCGCATACCCACCTTACAGCTTTGCTATTTGGTTTCTGACTTTTTGTGATGATTTCAACCTCTTTTGAAACCATAAATGAAGAGTAAAAACCTAATCCAAAATGCCCAATAATTGAGTTTTTGGCATCTGCATCTTTGTATTTGTTTACAAACTCTTCAGCTCCTGAAAAAGCAATCTGGTTAATGTATTTGTCTACTTCTTCTTCGGTCATTCCTATACCGTTATCTCTTATAATTAAGGTTTCCTTCTTTTTGTCAATTATAACCTCTACGCCTAATTTATTCACATCGGTTTTTAATTCACCAATAGATTTTAGTGTTTTTACTTTTTGAGTTGCGTCCACAGCGTTGGACACCAATTCCCTTAAAAAGATTTCATGGTCAGAGTATAAAAATTGTTTAATTATTGGGAAAATGTTTTCCGTTTGTACATTAATGTTGCCTTTTTTTGCCATCAGATTATAGTGTTTTTTTAAAGTAAACGGCAATAATTATGCCATACTTAACGAACTGACAAAGTTAGTTTAATGGGATTGTTTCAAGATTATTTTTATGAAAATTTGGCAGGTTTGTCTTAGTATGCTGAAATTTTAGTGCTTAGCACTTGTCCTTTATCGTATTCCACTATTGTTATTTGAGAATTTAGTTTAGATGTTTTTTGGGAATAAAAATTCCATGTCCCATCTCGTTCATTTTCTAAAAAAGCACCTTCTCGAAGAAGGTTTGTGTTTTCGTCATAATATTTGCAGTCCCCATTAAGTATTCCATTTTTAAAATTCTCTTCAGATTCTTTATTGCCATTTTCAAAATAGGTGACTATTAGACCTTCTTCTTTTCCCATTTCATAATTTCCTTCACTCTTTAGTTTCCTATTCTGGTAGAAAAATTTGCAATTGCCATTTCGGTATCCATCAGACATATTTATCTGATATCTCCAATTGCCATTTGGCCACTTTCTTTCCCAGTAGCCTTCTTTATAGCCATCTTTATAAACGCCTTTACATTTGAAGCTACCGTCAGCATGTGTACGTTCCCATTTTCCTTGAAGTTTCCCATTTTCATCGGATTTATTTAATGTGTCGTTATTAATAATTAACTGTGTATTTGGAGTTCCTTTGTCTTGTCCTCTTTCTTGTGCTTGACTATTGAGGGAATAACTAATTAGTAAAAGGGCTAGATATATTGTTTTCATGTCTTTTAGGGAGGGGGTAAAAAAAAGCCTCGTTATATCAACGAGGCTTATGAGGTTATATTGTTTACTGTTCTACTCGATAACAATAGGCTTTTGCACAACCTTACTTTTCGATTCAATTTGAATATAGTACATGCCTTTGGTTAAAGATTCTTTTTTAATAATATAATGATTGGAAGTCACATTTTTATATTCCCGTAATATTCTTCCTCTAATATCTATGACTCTAATAATGAGTTTTTCTCTGTTAGAGTTTTGAAATTCTAAGTTTGTTTCACTACTAAATGGATTTGGATAAATGTTGAAATTAAAACTTTCATTTTCTACTACAGATGTAACGCAATTTTCTATACACGCCTCAAGAGTTTGAAAATATCCTGTACCATCTCCAGGGTCTGTACAGTCAAAATTACTATTGCAGTTATATGATTTAGGAATAATCGTCAAGTTAGTTATTATGATGCTATCACAGCCGTTAATGCTGAGTAACGAATCGGTATATATGCCCGTTTCGTCATAGGTTTGATTACCAATAGTTATGGATTCTCCTTCTGCGATTTCGATATCATTTTCATAAACTTCTGTATTATTAATAGCCAGTTCTAAAATCAGTGTTGAATCACAGCCTGCTTGATTGGTGCTTACGAATGAATATTCACCGCTTTCTGTGAAAGTACTGCCATTCCAATCGTAACTATCGCAGGCTGTTATATCTTCTGTTGATTGATAAGAATTATTTATTGTGAGGAATAGTGTAGCTAATGAATCACAACCTTCAGTATTGTTTGAGCTATAGGTGTATATTCCGCTTTCGGTGTATGTTTCACCATTCCAACTGTAGTTGTCACAGGCTGTTACGGTATCGTTTGCAGGAGCAGAACTATTGTTAATATTTAAGATTAATATAGCTGTAGAATCGCACTCTGATTCTTCATTGAAGTTGATTGTATAAGTTCCGCTCTCATTGTAAGTTGTTCCATTCCATGTATAATTGTTGCAAGCGGTTATGCTAGTAGTAGAACTAGTTGAGCCGTTGTTTACAGTAAGGTTAAGGGATACTATGGAATCACATCCATTGGTAGTTGATAGCGTTTGGGTATATGTGCCACTTTCATTATAAGCTTCTCCATTCCATTCAAATGTTTGGCATGCTGTTATATATTCAGAAGTAAATACTGTGTTGAATACAGATAATTCAAGAATAGTCTTTTGGCAACTGTTATTATTGTCTTGTAAAATAGTATATGTTCCGCTTGTATCGTATGTTATTCCATAGAATTCATATGCTTCACAAACAGAAACGGTATCGTAAGTTATATTAGTGATTTCATTAATTTCTAATGAAAGTGTAACAATTGAATCACATCCATATGAATCGGCAAGTATATAGGTCGCTTCATTATTACTCTCATCGTACGTAATTCCATCAATCCAAGTAAATTCTCCACAATGTTCTTGA carries:
- the htpG gene encoding molecular chaperone HtpG, giving the protein MAKKGNINVQTENIFPIIKQFLYSDHEIFLRELVSNAVDATQKVKTLKSIGELKTDVNKLGVEVIIDKKKETLIIRDNGIGMTEEEVDKYINQIAFSGAEEFVNKYKDADAKNSIIGHFGLGFYSSFMVSKEVEIITKSQKPNSKAVRWVCDGSPNYTIEETTKKTKGTDIILHIDEESKEFLEEGRINGILNRYCKFLPVEVKFGTKTISVDDPKGEKDDKGEIKQVEKEVDNIINNTKPTWTKAPQDLKEEDYSNFYRELYPTEFNDPIFNIHLNVDYPFNLTGILYFPKLKNNLEVQKNKINLYSNQVFITDNVENIVPEFLTLLHGVIDSPDIPLNVSRSYLQADGNVKKISKYITKKVGDKLNSMFKNDREDFEKKWDDIKVFIEYGMLTEDKFFEKAKDFSLYKNTDGKYATFNEMIDRIKDNQTNKDGKTIILYTHNKDEQDSFINSALEKNYEVLELEGPLVSHLISKLESENSNVQFARVDADTIEKIIEKEDKTPSLLSEDEEKTLKEIVEKKIDDKKFNVQIESLSTTDTPFIITQSEFMRRIKEQQQLSGGMNVFGELPESYNLAVNSNHPIMSQLINESDENKQSELVSQILDLALLSQGLLKGKNLTKFISRSVSMINIKS
- a CDS encoding toxin-antitoxin system YwqK family antitoxin; translation: MKTIYLALLLISYSLNSQAQERGQDKGTPNTQLIINNDTLNKSDENGKLQGKWERTHADGSFKCKGVYKDGYKEGYWERKWPNGNWRYQINMSDGYRNGNCKFFYQNRKLKSEGNYEMGKEEGLIVTYFENGNKESEENFKNGILNGDCKYYDENTNLLREGAFLENERDGTWNFYSQKTSKLNSQITIVEYDKGQVLSTKISAY